In Carassius auratus strain Wakin chromosome 37, ASM336829v1, whole genome shotgun sequence, the DNA window AAGCATATGTATGATCTCCGCCAGCCAAAATTTCCCTGGCCACCGCGGAGCCACCAGTATCATTCTCAGCCCCTCCTCCCTCACTCTGTGAAGGGCTGGAGATATCAACGCAATCGGTGGGAACGCGTACAGGAGAACGCGAGGCCACTCGTGCGCTAGTGCGTCTATTCCTAGAGGCGCGCTCTGATCCTTCAGAGAGAAGAACAGAGGGCACTGAGCATTGTCCTGTGACGCGAACAGATCCACTGTCGCTCTGCCGAAAATGCTCCAAATTTGGCCAACCACTTCCGTGTTCAGCTTCCACTCTCCATAAAGGGGATTTCCCCTGGACAGCATATCCGCACCCCGGTTCATTATGCCTTGTACGTGTGTAGCTCTCAGGGATAAAAGACTGGCATTGCTCCACAAAATCAGTTTGCGTGCCAACATGTGTAAAGGGAGTGATCTGAGACCTCCCTGTCTGTTTATGTATGCCACAACTGTAGTGTTGTCCGTTCTCACGAGAACATGATGTCCTttcagaaaaggaagaaaatgctTCAACGTCAGAAAGACGGCCAGCATTTCCAAGTAGTTTATGTGACAGTGGCTCAGATGGGGACCCCATCTCCCGTTCACTGCCCTGCCCTCGTGAATGCCCCCCCAACCGGACAACGACGCGTCCGTCGTTATGACCTTCCTGGTCTGGACAACGCCCATCGGTGCCCCTTGTACCAGAAAGCACGGGCGCCGCCAGTGACGCAGTGCCAAGACTGCGGCGGACGTCACTCTCACTCTCCTCCGGGAGTGCCGTAACGGGTCTAGTCTCAGAGAAGCTACCCAGCGTTGAAACTCTCTCATAAATAGTCTGCCTAAGGGAATGACTATTAGAGCTGAGGCCATCAGACCTAATAGTCTGAGGCAGATGCGAAAAGAAACATTGTTCCCCTTCCGAAATTCGGCCAGGCATTTCGTAAATTTTATTACTCTCCCCTCTGACAGTCGCGCTCTGAATGTCACTGAGTCCAGTAACAACCCCAGATACGTTATTGACTGTCTGGGAACTAAAACACTCTTTTCGGTGTTTAATTTTAATCCCAGTTTCTGTAGATGTACTAGGAGCATGGCTGTGTGATCTCTCGCTTTGTGCTCTGATTGAGCCGTCACCAGCCAGTCGTCTATGTAAGTAGCGAGACGAATGCCTTTTTCCCTGAGCGGAGCTAGGGCCGCTtctgtacatttcacaaataccCTCGGACTGAGAGATAAGCCGAAGGGAAGGACTAGATATTCGTATGCCACGCCAAGGAATGCAAACCTCAGAAATTTCCTGTGGGGTGgatatatttttatgtgaaaatatgcATCTTTCAGGTCGATTGATGTAAACCAATCGCCTGGGCGCACCAGTTTCAGAAGTGTAGAATGGGTGAGCATTCTGAACTTGTACTTCCTTAGGTATTTGTTCAGTGTGCGAAGATCTAATATGGGGCGGAGAGCTCGAGTCCCTTTTTTCGGGACTAGGAAGTATCTCGAGTAAAACCCATTGTGACTTTCCTCGGGTGGGACCACTCTTATTGCCTTTTTGTTCAACAGTGAGGTAATCTCTTCCTGAAGAACATGTACTAATGCTCCCCGCACCTGAGAATAAATGATTCCCTTGAACTGCGGGGGAGAAGTTGCAAACTGCAGTCTGTAACCGTTTTGTACTGTTCTCAGCACCCAACGAGACTGCGTGCATTCTCGCCAATAGTTTATTTGCAGCGTTCCGGCGCCATCGTATGGCCGAGTTGAAAACGGGTTTGTGGTctgtactgcgcatgcgcgaacaCTTATCGCTTGGACAGAGTTTATGTGGCTCACCACCTTCAGCGGAGCGATGACTCCACGAGGTGGTGTTACGCTGTGTTCTGACAAAGTGTTTTGCAACATTTTTTGGGGCATTATGTTTTGCAACATTTGTGGGGGAAACAGTGAAAACTTTATTGAACTTTGAGCATGTAAAGTGCTTGTGACTAGTGGGTGGGTGTACACCACTGCATCGTCTCTCGTTCTCTTCACTGCTCTGCATCCCCTGGACCAACTTGGCTCTGGTTTCCCCACAGAACATCTGTAAACAACTGAACTCGTTTTCCGTTGAACGCTGAACAACTGAGGGTCGGGGACAAGTGAACGGGGGGGCTGTGAGCCCCCTTCCCTCAGGAAGACCCCCTCAAACGGCCTTTTTCTTCCTCCTCATCACCTGGGTAGGGTGAGGGGCCGGCTGGACCGTCTGAGCTGTCGCGGGCGGATAATTTTTTCTGGGCCAGGCGGGTTTCTGCTCTGGTGCGCCGCTCTGAACCGTTGTTGCATTCACACGCGGTCTCTGTCGCCTAGGAATGCGAAAGCTGGGGGGTGGGCGAGCTGTAGCCTGCGCAAACGTCTGCCGAGGAGGTGGTGGGGGCGCGGTTTGCGTCTTTCTGGGCATGCAGAGCTGCAAGGCCTCATCATCCCTTTTCTTCTCCTCGCATCTCTTCTGCATCCGTGTCAGCGCTGAACCGAAAATGCCTTCTGCGACGACCGGTGCATCTAAGATGGCTTCCTTTTCTCTGTCGGAGAGATTCGCCAAATTAAGCCAGCGTCCTCTCTCCTGAATGACCATTGTGGCCATGGCCTTGCCCGCAGCCTGAACAGCACATCTCTGAAGACGGAGCGAGAGATCTGTGACAACACAGATTTCTTCCCACTGTGTCTGACTTGGCGTGGCAGACACCTCGTCTTGTAGCTCCGCCTGGTATGCGGTGAGCAGAGAGATGGCGTTCATGGCCCGGACTGAGAGGGCGACTGCTTTGTAAGCGCGCTCCGTCATGCTTGACTGGAAGCGGTCCGCTTTTGATGGCAACGTTGGGTTTGCAGCCGCCGTACGCCTTGGATGCAGATGCGCTGCAACTAAAGGCTCCATGGGGGGCATGCGAAGAAGGCCTTGCTTCTCCATACCCTCCACGTCGAGCGCAGATCCCCCTTGCACGGGCATTTTACTAGTAAAAGGGTTGTCCTTCCAGGTGACAGAAACCTCTTCCAGAAGCTCTGGAAAGACTGGAAGGAGTTGTCTCGCTGCCCGTTTAGCTCTCGGCAGCCTCTTCCCCTCATAACGCGACTTTGCAGTCTCAGCTATTACGGTCGGCCACGGAATATTGAGTTTCTCTGCAGCGCGTTTGCACACGTCTTGCAGATCCACACTAAGAAGCGGAGAGGATGGTGCCCCGCCCGCCTCCTCCGTGGATCCCGCCGTAGCGAGGGATTGTGCCGATTGCGCAGGGGGGAGAAAAGGGGAATCCTCGAAATCTTCCTCCTCTTCAGAGAGAAGGAAATCCGATTGCCCCTCTTCCTCAAACTCAAAcgcgccctcctcctcctcctcgtccgTGCTGAGGACACCGGCCAGAGGGGCGCATACATCCAGTTGTTCACCCCACGATAGGGTTGCCGTGGTGGGCAGCTCTACAGGAATAGGTACCTGAGGGGCGGAAACCGGAGCGGGACTAGCTGACATGAGGGGATCATGGCCAGACAAGCTAGCTTGGCGTGCTAACCTGCGACGGAGGCTCTTCATGGTGAAACGCGCGCAGTGCTCACAGGATCCGGGACTATCGACCGCCATTTGAGCATGTTTCAGCCCAAGACATGCAGAGCAGACCTGGTGTGTGTCTTTGCATGAGATCTTGTTCCCGCATGAGCAAAGCCGCGGTTCTCCCTCGCTAGCTACGTTAGTCTGCATTGCTGCAGCCATAGTTGCGGTACTGAATGACCCTAACAATGAGCTGGAATGCCGATTGAGGGGTAGGCGAAAGCGGCGTGGTGGCCAACAGATCGACTATAAGCACAGTACCAGAATGATAAGCCAGCAACCAGCGTGGAGACCAGTTGATGGCTATCAGAGTTAGGAAGGCTTCTGGTGTGAAGCGAGAAGAGGTTTTTGAATGTCGTAATGACGTTGCGTCGCTCCTTTTATACCAAGAGGAGGGAGCCACTCCCTGACGCAACGTCATGACTGCCAGCCAATTGGGGCTGGCGTAATGGTATTGGGCTTCTGAGGAATACGCGGAAGGGGCGTATCCCATAGTGAGACACCGAAACGTATGCTTGAAAGAGAACACGGATGTGTTCGTGCAGGAGCTCTCGGAGGGAGGCCCAGGACACCGAATGCTCCATTGATCCACATTCAAATATCAGCTCGTGATTTACacacaaaaactaatttaaatctGTAAATTTCAAAGATTGTAGCCTAACACAAAAGAATGAAAATTCACTTCAGTGGCATgtagaaaataataatagtgataataatacTAAACTTTACCTTGTAATCACAAACGAATGTGATTGGTTCGCCAAGAGAAGCGCTTAGAAAAGTATTAGCTACCACGTGGCAACGTCGTCGATGATCTGTTTCAGCAGCGGTATGGACAACAATTTACAACTACATAATAACACTGAGAAACAACACATTATCATATAATTCAAAAATCATCAGATAAATTTGTCAAATTACgagaattattattttgatcCCTCGTGACGTCTCTAAGCCCCGCCCCTTTCGAAACTTTGTTCCATGAAATTGGCCATTCTACCagctttgtttttctgtatttgcGTTTGTCCGGTTAAATGGAAACCCGGCCCACTTGGGCGGAACTCAAGTTTTTCTTTTGGGATATAATAGTTCGTCAGTTATGAACTATAACGTACAGTAAACATGCAGTGCCCTGCCTTCACAACTCATGTACTATGGTGTCTTTGTCTTTGGGGTATGTATGATAttcctttatgtaaaaatatgttttattcctTAATGCATGTAATTAGAAAGCATATTTGCGCTCAAAGATTAAACCGGTCGCTTTTGtctattttatgaatttattcgTATGTATTTACATTCCTTCGAATAGTATACTCATAGAAGAATATATAGTGATGGAGGAACATTTCTATCCTTTAGTTAATCttatagaaaaatgtatttattaatatttgtaccTTTTTATTGTATCCCTTTAATGACATTTACGTAGGCTATTGTTTTGCCTCATTTTAAATATGGAAAGATTTTAATATACAAGAATTTTCGTACATTGGACTTGTCCAAGTAGGTTTATCAATTGAAGTATTTAAAAAGCATGTATAGAACAtatgttcaattatttttttattatttttgtgccgCAGAGAGTTCGAAGATCAGAAATGTTTTAAGGTAATTTAGGGCCAGTAAAGTTTACCCTAGTTAGGCTTATGCaacctatttatttttatagagtcCTGTTAACTTTTGTGCGTGGtgcatttatgaaatttaaaaatatcttttGATTCTTCATCAGGATGTGTGGCAGAGAGTTTGCTGACATTACCTCATGTAGAGCAATTTGATGTAGTGAGACCTAAAAGACAGAGCGTCAGAAAGGTACCTCCATTTGCAAGCTGGATCTTATTGTTACAACAACAAGATATAGttgaataaaaacttttttagttttagttttaggatAAAAGCAACCATAAGGTTTTGGTGTTTATGTGTGGATTAACACATCAATCCTCTGCAGGTACAATCTGATAAAAGTCCAAAAAGCCATGAGACATATCCTGATAGACTCACATATAAATTATTCTTTGGAGGGAAAGATCACCTGATTCATTTGGAAAAGAACTGGTGAGTGTTGCATTTGGGTGTGTTATAtttcaaaacttcattttgaTGTTTAATCATGTGAGATACACCATTGTGCGCTAAGGaagttctaaataaatatttactgtgaTTTAGGCAACTCATAGGACATAATTACTCTGAAATATATTATCAAGATGATGGACTGATTGTGAGCAGGAATCcaattttaaaggtaatttacatttactgtacttTAATAATAACTATGATCAGAACAGCATACTAGCATATTCCTCATTTTATTCCTGCAGTATAGAGCATATCTATACagtcaaacaaaaatgtattcagacatcTCTTTAATATTTCACACATTATTACAGCTTGTtagctatagtttagaaaatgtccgataacacttaagcaaaacaagtttactttattttgctatcttcactgaaataaatgaactgtaGTGTcatgcacccactagtaaaaaaaaagaaaagaaaattatatatatatatatatatatatatatatatacacacatatatgtatatacatatatatatatatatatatatatatatatatatatatatatacatatatatatatatatatatatatatatatatatatatatatatatatatatacatatatacatatatacatgttttttacTCCCTGTGTAATGATcatcaattatattataatatattataattatattataatatctgAAAGTGcatcttttaatatatatatatatatatatatatatatatatatatatatatatatatatatatatatatatataaaaaatgatatctgatgtctgaataatttttggtttgactgtatattgcATATTGTGCAGTTCCTGCTAGTATTCTATTCTGAATATTTAAGTCATGTCAGACTGACTGAAGTTCCCTTGTTTAAGATGGATATAATATAATCAGTTaagcacagaaaataaaaatcaatcaatttTGTATCATTTGTAGGACAACTGCTACTATCATGGCCATATTCAGGATTTGGAAGATTCTTCTTCGGTCAGTGTGGGAATCTGCTCTGGAATCAGGTTCGAGACAATTGCATGCTCCTTTCACATCAAGTTCATTACAAGATGCTTTTCATACATTTCACAAGCATTAAAGGCCGTTTTTGCATGTATGTTCTTGAGCAGCAGCATTATGTCTTCTTTCCATAGAGGTTTTGTTAGAGTGAAACAGCAGGTATACCTGATCGAGCCCCTGACCAACCACAGTGAAGGAGACCACGCACTTTATAAGCATGAACATCTGAGGTGGAAGAGAAGCACCACCATTTATGACCATGAACCCCCAGTGGCTGTCCCCTTGAAGTCCAGCGGATGGGTAATAACATTTTCAATCACAGTTCTAGAATCACAAGTGTTCtgcaaatgaaataaattatgcatgcattttaaatcattcaaatatcTTCTTAGAAAACAAAGCGATTTCACACTCCAAGATTTGTGGAGTTGTTTCTTGTGGTGGATAACACTGAGGTAAGAATTTAAGCTTTCAGAAGCTTGTCAACTGTTATGGTGATAACGATATCTAGAGATTAATAAATCGGTGATAAACCATAATACAATGTCAGTATTTAAATCTCTTTGACTTGACATTGTATTATGATCACTGATTTATTAATCTCTAGATATTGGTATCaccataatagttttttttttgattgaccaGGATGATACATTATATTGGTGAATCGCTAATATTTCTgtctattttaacatttttatattttcaaatataaaatcttTGACCCATCTCAACATAGTGGGGCCAATACTATTGGTCAATACATAATGCCAAAAAGAACATTTTCCAAACAAACGATTGCTATATTTTTCTCTTATAGTACACAAAATATGGGTCTAACATGGACATAATCAGTGGCAGGATGCTGGAGGTTGCAAACCATGTTGACAAGGTATacatatattttgatttaaaagagttaaacctgcAGGAAATGCAAGACGGTGAACACTTTATTCTTTGCTCAGTTGTATCGAGCCCTTAATATCCGGGTTATGCTGGTGGGGCTTGAGGTTTGGACGAAACAGGACCAGATTGTGGTCAGTTTGAGTTCTGACGAGACTCTCAGTCGGTTTATTGAGTGGAGAAAAAGCAATCTGCTTAAAAGAGTCAAGCATGACAATGCTCAGTTTGTGACGTGAGTATGACCTAGTTACCCATTTACTCTGCTGGATGACTAAGACCTTCACTTCGCTTCAGCATAGACGATGCTAGTGCACTGTAATACAAAGCTAAAACTTTTCATCAGTTAACTTTTAGTTTCAACATGTTGTGTCTTTAGTGtctgttaacattagttcatgcactgtgaactaactgGAGCgatgaataattttatttttataaactaatattaacaaagaataattaatgttgtaaaaatatttttcttgttgttattatttaatgttaaccAATGCAGTAACTAATGCaaccatattgtaaagtgttaaaaatatatctttacGTCAGTATACTACTAAAGAAcccttttattgtttattgattgtttttcttCCAGTGGAATTGATTTTTTGGGCGACACAGTTGGGTTGGCAAACAAACTTGCAATGTGTTCTGAAAGCTCAGCGGGAGTCAACCAGGTATCCATTATCTGAATCAATGATGATTATATACTAACAAATGGTCTTCTGTTGTGTAATAATAAAGATTCTTATCTTAAATGgttatatgttgttatttttcaGGATCATAATCAGAACTCACTGGGCCTGGCAGCCACGATTGCTCATGAGATGGGTCATAACATGGGCATGTCCCATGATGAATATCCCTGCATGTGTGGCTCATCCAATTCCTTCTGTATCATGACAGAGCGTGTGGGGTAAGCAGTATTTGTGTAATGTTATACTGTGTTTTCAGTGTGCTTTTCATTTTTGCTTTGGTCAGAAATAAGATCTGTCTGTTTTTTACTCCCTGTGTAATGATcatcaattatattataatatattataattatattataatatctgAAAGTGcatcttttaatatatatatatgtatatatatatatatatatatatatatatatatatatatatatatatatatatatatatatatatatatatatatatactgtactttaAAGATTTTAAGTACCCTACAAATGCACATGCAATATACTCAAGCACACTACTTCACAAGCAAAGTAAGACAAGTGCATGAAACTctttagaccagtggttcccaacctttttcaactcgcggcccacacatcCAAACAcctatgtttgcgcggcccacttcaaaaaaattaactgaccccgctattgttgggttaataacttagtactccgaagctagattttaaactatatttattgaataaactagggctgtgcgatatggacaaaaaaaaaaaaaaaactaatttttttaatcaattttgcaattgtgacacacatcgatatgcttttacagtcataaatgcattcaggattaatttgaaacatatttccaaaagaaaaccaatcagagctttatcaaaaagtcatctctagaacagacataagtcaaaattatcactatagtgaagatgtaaaaaaatgtatagacttgtggcaaaaaaaaaaaaaaaaaaaaaaaatcctgtatacagggactttttcttcttttttgccatgcattgttcatagagctcattaattgtagcggtgcctcaggtgtttgcagtgtatgcggtcagcagtgagagcgcataaatataacgcgaaagcacattaaaataaagcacgagtgcgaatctatctgttcgcagcagatttcctttgctctgtcacaaaaccagtcgtgcttgctcagatacacgctgctttgcgaggagagagtatGCACACTttaaacgtgtctcctctcacttaaactgcatcctgttcactaacaaattcactctatgctcatgtgttagacatgaattatcgcacgtttttatttctagccttttaccgcagtgagaacgctctgatccgtcaacattggctcagaaaaaaggcgcatcacagacagtgtgtgaacctggagttagggaTATGCCCAGTCTCGCGCTAGGCAAAATGCATTCTGATGGGATCGgatacgggaggtcagggccgcggaaaattgtggtataaagcgatttagaaatcgcccacgctcaaatcgtgattttaggacgttttcttttaatcgcacagccctagaatggactggaaatgaacagaaaataattggcggcccacctgcaatatgggccgcggaccacaggttgaaaaccactgctttagaccTTTAAACTTCACTTTGGTAAAAACACAAACTGAGCCTTCTGTTGCAGTTAGATCtagtagtgtattccagccttaagtGAACTGCTCTGACTAGTTTAAAGCCTGCACTGTCGGAAAAATGACATATTCTTTGCCTGTCTAGCAATCAGTTCCCGGAGCAGTTTAGTGACTGTAGTCTGGAGCAGCTGAGTATGTTTCTAGACAACGCCAACCCCAGCTGCCTGCTGGACACCCCCATTTCATCCAGACTGTACAGTGGGTCTGTTTGTGGTAATGCCTTCCTGGACCCTGGAGAGCAGTGTGACTGTGGAACAGCTGAGGTACTGCACACATATCTGTCTGTAGTGACTCAGTCTAGCCCAGATGATcctttttaatgacatcattaatgcattaatgtagGTTCATCTTTGACTCGATATGATGTCTCACTGATGACTGTGATTTTTTGTGTACTGTAAGGAATGTGAAAATCCATGCTGTGACCCCATGACCTGCAGGCTCACTGAAGGCTCACAATGTGCTCACGGAGACTGCTGTGAGAATTGCCAGGTAATGACCGTAAATGACTGTGTGTCTTTCGTTTCACTCTCAAGCATTGTGGGTCAAATTACTGTAAGTGGTGCAATAGTCTGTGCTCCAACTAGAAAAATACTTCATgccacacacacctttttttttttttttttttttttttttaaatggcactaTGAACACATGTTTTAgaatatatctttatttaaaggaatagttcacccaaaaattgattGCTGTCTTTGACTTGTCAGATAGTGTGGGTGGCATTACAAGAGTTTTCAAATGTCACCCAAACTTCTGGTTTAGGCATTTTCTGTTTTTTGGGTGGGAGGAAGGAGGTGCAGAATGCACTCACTAAATTGCAAGAAGTCACGACTTCTGGTGGGCATCCTTTCCTAGAGTGAGCCAAGAAAGTCATTGGCATTGGCACACTACCGGGATCAGACAGAGTCAAATAGTTTATTAAAGTTGACCCTTGTTTATTGTCATTTGTTTGTCCGTCCCATGGAAGAGCAAGATCCTCATATGGTTCCACTGAAATTTAAACCTAGAATCTTATGTTTATTAGACAAACACTTGAACCAACTGAGCCCCGATGCCAAAAGTTATTCATCTTGCATGGAAGGGTGACTCAGAAGAGCATAAAATCAAGGAAGGCTTTAAAAGGGTTGTTGAAGAGCTTATAAGAGTTCGCAAATGTCCCGCAAGACTCTTTTCTATatgtattttgttgttatttacagCTTCTCTTTTTTCATGCCAGATAAAAGATGCTGAAAGCATGTGTCGAGCACCTGTAAATGAGTGTGACGTCCCAGAGTACTGCACAGGGCTCTCCGAGCAGTGCCCAGAGAATGATTTTAAGATGAATGGCATACCTTGCAGCTCTGGCCAGGGTTACTGCTATAATGGCCAATGCCCCACTCACCTCCAGCACTGCCAAAAACTTTGGGGAACAGGTAAGCGTGAGTTTATTGCCCAAAAGACCAAAATCTCTCCAAAGTCTATGCAGCTGTGTTCCAAGACAGTTCAGAAGCACAGTCAACATTCTTAAAGTTTGGAACGGCATGCAAATGAGTAAAggatgacataatttaaatttttaggtgaaaCTGGAATCTGAACTACCGTCATATTATTAAACTCTGTGATTCCCTACAGCCCAACTACTTTGCTAAAACAGCAGTTCATTCATTTTCACCAGCTGGGTTGATTTGCTCTTCCTTGATATCTCAGTATCCTGCTATGCATGATGTTTCATATAAACACAGGACTGACATCTTCTTCAATATTGTGTGATCGTTTCCCTAGGTGCCAAAATTGGTACTGATAGATGCTTTCATCTAAACACATATGGAAAAAATGATTCTCACTGTGGAAAGACCAAAAATGGATACAAAGCTTGTACAAAAGAGTATGTCATCTTTTTCATTTTCTAAGTCAAAACAGCTCACAAAATGACTTTTTCCAGCTTCAATATTTGTCATAGCAcacttttttaaatgtgctttttttcctTATATAGAAACAAGTTTTGTGGTAAGATATTTTGCGAAGGAGGAAACGAATACCCCATTACTGGTCAGAAAGCTGTTATAGGAACATTATGGGGACTTTGCAATGTAGCTGGGGACCAATCAGAAGAGGACGCCCTCAGCATGGTTCCCACCGGCACAAAATGTGGACACAATAAGGTGAGCATGTAAGAAGTGTATTTAGACTATGATGGTAGGACTTGTAGGCACAAATATCAATTCTCTGGCTTATGTTTCAATAGGTTTGCTTTGATTATATGTGCCAAAACCTGACGGTTTACGGTAATATTGAAGACTGTGCACTACAATGCAATGGTAGAGGGGTGAGATCAAAGCGCCATTTCACTGAAACCAATAAGAGAATGTATTATAATTCCAAACTTAAAAAGCCTTAAAtggatttaaacaaacaaaaatagtgtgttcttttgtcttattttttgcAGATTTGCAATCATAAAAAACAATGCCACTGTGAGCCTGGTTGGGCACCTCCTTACTGTGAAGTCAGATATTCTGAATGGTCATCTGGTAATCAAACGCACTCCTCTTTTCATGTTTCAATGTAGTATCTGTAGTAATTTTGACACATTTTACTCTTGTTTCCAATTTAGGACAAAGAAAGATCATCGGCATCTCAGTAGCAATCACTCTACTTGTACTTTTACTATGTGCAATCTTTCTTTATCATAAACTAAGAAAAGCCATCATCAGCTGCAAGACGTGAGTTGTTTCATTTACCCATACTAACTAAACATTTTCCAACTAGGAATATTTTTATTGGCCATAAAaccattttgcatattttttatttaaaaactattatgatacatttttttttaccaaatggcttttttttctctttttctttcaaaaaatctcGGAGAATGAATGGATTTTTGACAGTGGGataattaggtttttttttaatgtatgaaacAGTCAGCAAAGCTCATATATGAGTTCATCAGATGTGCTGGTGATAAAAAGGGGAAGACTCAGCATGATTTTGTTCCTCaaatggtgtgtatgtgtgtgttttattattattgttagtttttTGGAGGCTCAGAATAATGCTTCACTACATAGTTATGGGGAACTATGAATTTCTGAAgaaacaaaacctttttttctttttttgcatcttACAAAAATGGTAAATGATATTGATA includes these proteins:
- the adam8b gene encoding zinc metalloproteinase-disintegrin-like crotastatin yields the protein MQCPAFTTHVLWCLCLWGCVAESLLTLPHVEQFDVVRPKRQSVRKVQSDKSPKSHETYPDRLTYKLFFGGKDHLIHLEKNWQLIGHNYSEIYYQDDGLIVSRNPILKDNCYYHGHIQDLEDSSSVSVGICSGIRGFVRVKQQVYLIEPLTNHSEGDHALYKHEHLRWKRSTTIYDHEPPVAVPLKSSGWKTKRFHTPRFVELFLVVDNTEYTKYGSNMDIISGRMLEVANHVDKLYRALNIRVMLVGLEVWTKQDQIVVSLSSDETLSRFIEWRKSNLLKRVKHDNAQFVTGIDFLGDTVGLANKLAMCSESSAGVNQDHNQNSLGLAATIAHEMGHNMGMSHDEYPCMCGSSNSFCIMTERVGNQFPEQFSDCSLEQLSMFLDNANPSCLLDTPISSRLYSGSVCGNAFLDPGEQCDCGTAEECENPCCDPMTCRLTEGSQCAHGDCCENCQIKDAESMCRAPVNECDVPEYCTGLSEQCPENDFKMNGIPCSSGQGYCYNGQCPTHLQHCQKLWGTGAKIGTDRCFHLNTYGKNDSHCGKTKNGYKACTKENKFCGKIFCEGGNEYPITGQKAVIGTLWGLCNVAGDQSEEDALSMVPTGTKCGHNKVCFDYMCQNLTVYGNIEDCALQCNGRGICNHKKQCHCEPGWAPPYCEVRYSEWSSGQRKIIGISVAITLLVLLLCAIFLYHKLRKAIISCKTKTPASSGQLSLLFENNSAKKDRPEISQPIFMGTTVTRPCTPLTARLGPSRPAPPPPKKLPSQSQQTVVKQVIKPTPPPVPPVKPSLATGSWSTDQVTGDKVKVVLRPPTIPRK